A DNA window from Campylobacter anatolicus contains the following coding sequences:
- a CDS encoding DUF3737 family protein — translation MKEIVRKSLVGERAMFEASDLRIVECTFEDGESPLKHSKNLQIFQSLFKWKYPCWYSQNLSFESCMFLEMARAGIWYANGVIMKNCTIESPKIFRQTSGLDLQNVTIFKADETMWNCRDIKMKNIVAKGDYFAMGSADIDIDGFELLGNYSFDGSKNVHVKNAKILSKDAFWNSENVIIEDSFISGEYIGWNSKNLTFINCMIESLQGFCYIKNLTLKNCKLINTTRAFEYSSDINAQIIGRVDSIVNPISGVIVADEIGEITLDDSKIDPKETKISTSK, via the coding sequence ATGAAAGAAATAGTAAGAAAGAGCTTAGTTGGTGAAAGAGCAATGTTTGAAGCAAGCGATCTAAGGATAGTCGAATGCACCTTTGAAGATGGAGAATCGCCACTAAAACATAGTAAAAATTTACAAATTTTTCAAAGCCTTTTTAAGTGGAAATACCCGTGTTGGTACTCACAAAATTTGAGTTTTGAGAGTTGTATGTTTTTAGAGATGGCACGTGCTGGGATCTGGTATGCAAATGGTGTGATAATGAAAAATTGTACGATCGAATCACCTAAAATTTTTAGACAAACAAGTGGATTGGATTTGCAAAATGTAACTATATTCAAAGCCGATGAAACAATGTGGAACTGTCGTGATATAAAGATGAAAAATATTGTAGCAAAAGGGGATTACTTTGCGATGGGCTCGGCAGATATCGATATAGACGGCTTTGAACTGCTTGGAAACTACTCATTTGATGGATCTAAAAATGTTCATGTGAAAAATGCGAAAATTTTATCAAAAGATGCTTTTTGGAATAGCGAAAATGTCATAATTGAAGATAGCTTTATAAGTGGTGAATATATCGGATGGAACTCTAAAAATTTGACGTTTATCAACTGTATGATCGAGAGTTTGCAGGGGTTTTGCTATATTAAAAATTTAACGCTAAAAAATTGTAAACTGATAAACACAACTCGTGCCTTTGAATACTCAAGCGATATAAATGCCCAAATCATTGGCAGAGTAGATAGTATCGTAAATCCCATAAGCGGAGTTATCGTAGCTGATGAGATCGGTGAAATAACTTTAGACGATAGTAAAATTGATCCAAAAGAGACTAAAATTTCTACAAGTAAGTAA